The DNA sequence GGTTTGCAACTGTCGATGAAGAAAAGGAAGAGatagagagaagaaagaaaacttACAGGTACTGATAGAACAGAAGAATAAACCTCAGACATGCTGACATCATCAAGGCCCAAAAATGACCCACTTTCTTCACTCTGGAGGCTTTTGGCTTCAGAATCTTCTTCAACAATTTGCACCTTCTGCTCAGGACTTAAGGATTTAGCCTTCCAAAGTGCCATTATTGTCCTATTCAGcaccaataaatatttaggaaATTTTGAAGAGAGCTCATGACATAAAAGCATGCTATTAGTTGATGCAAGAGAGATCTACCTATTAGCTACACTGAAAGATACAAAGGACTGGAAATGGAACTTCAGCCTGCCTTGCCGATCCTGTGTCTTCGCACCGTGCTTTGCATCTATACCCTTGCCTTGCCAGAGAGTCATGATCATAGTTGGACTACCCATGGAAGCTAAAGTAGGAGGAACAACTTGAATGTCTTCTATGTCCTCCCAGAGAAAGAAGAACTTAGTCTTGTGTCCAAATAAATTTGCATGAAATCCAATTATTCTCGGTGAGAGAAATAGACGACCCTGAAAAGGATCAAATGCAAGTTAGTGAGATATAAATATTCAAAGATTTTATATACATTTGTGACCCAACTAAAGTGTATATTTCAAAACTAAAGCACCTGCAGAGGCATCTTTCTCTTTAAGTGACAAGTAAAGTCGTTAATAAGAAACTCCTCTGGTGGAAGTCCAAAAAGTTTTTGGAATGCTGAGTTAGTTTGAGGAGAACGAACGTTTATCTGcgcaataatattttttattacaagtCAAGTATAGAGATATATGAAGGGAATGCAAGAGCCATTTTAGTAGAAGAAGTGAAAAGAAAAGGCAATGGTTTTGAAAGTTTTAAGAATGTACCTTCTTCCCCACCTCCTTCTCCATCTTACTTAAATAATCGTTAACAACATTACCACCCCTTGTATTGTCCAAGAAAATTCTCAAATGAAGCTTAGACTGACAAGGCTGAGctaactttccttgaagagggACCCACAAATCAGCTAAATCTGATATGTTTGATTTAACAAAATTGATTTCGGCATGCCCAAGAGATGTTGCATCATCAAAAGGTCCATCAAAATCATACACTTCCACATCCAGCATAGAAGGAGGATCATCCATTGCAtcaaattcaaatatttctGCAAGGAGTGATCAAAAGAACTATTAATCAGATGCAAAATCAATTTACATCCCATCAATCTTTTGACAGAATTTTTACATCTATGTAACAGTAAAATGGCTACATAGAAAAAGactgatcaaaggaaaaagagtaatAATTACCATTCCATTGAGGATTAGATTTCTGGAACTTGATTGAACTAGTTCTAGTTTTCCCATTGCAACTAAACACCACATATGGATCAGAGAACCCACTTGTATCAACGGCTGCTAAGTTACTTCCTTCAATCAAAGCAACAGTGAGCAACCACCCATCTCCTTGTGCTTTCACGCCATGATCACTGCCTATTATTGAAGACAAAAATGCTAAATCATGTATAATCTTTTAAGGAATATGAAATTTATGTTTCAGCAATTTAAATACAATAGGGATAtgttagcaaaaaaaaaaaaagaaatagggGATGAGACCCGTGATATTCCCCCAGATGATTTTGCAAGTAGTTGAAAGATATCAGTGTTTGGCATTCCTGCTAAGATTCTCCATATATCAGTTATGTTTTATTGACAGTTCAAGACAATAGAATTTCAGCTGATTAGAATGGAGACAGCAGATACAAATGTTGGACTAAAGATAGCATCTGACACTGATAAGAAATGGTACCACGGCAACAGTATTACCTTTTTGTCGTCTGGCCTGCATGAAACGTGAAATCAATCCCAGTAACCGTTCAGCTTGAAGAACCAGCACACCACACACAACAAGTTCACCAATTGAATCCGGTAAATCAAGCCCTACAAACTCCAGCCCCTGAATGGGACTTGGTTTGGCTAGCCAGATGTGAACAAGAATATACAATCCCAAAAATACTGAGGAGAAAACACCGAAATTGGCAAAATACTGTAGTGCCAGCTTCCAATCTGACTGAGTTTCGGCCTGCAGTGATGCCAAAACTTGTTCCTTGCTGGATCCAAGGTCCTTTAACTCGACAGGCTTGACATTTTGAGACAACAAAGTTGCATACTGCTCAAAGCTTTCCTTCAGGCCCTGCCTTGTTCCATTTTCTATCATTCCTCTCATCATGGTACTCTGAATAAAATTTGTTCGCCATGATATCACTAAATGTGAGGTTTGTTCTCCAGATGAAAGCTCTGGCCCAGGTGTGATGCAGTAGAGAACTTCTGTCTTAAAAGTGCTCCCATACATAACATCAGGAATGCTTACACTGGCTAAAACTGCAAATACCTTCCCATCAGCTTTGAGATACGTCTGCTCCTCGGTGGCTTTAACAGCCTTGAGTAATTTAGTTGCAGCCTTGATATAAGTTATCACTCTCTTCAAGCACTCACCACCATTATCAAAATTCCAGGATCCTAGTTGATATTCCGTACTTCCCTGCAAATCGGCTAATGATTTGGGAAAGCTTGAATCTGATGAGAATAGAAAGGAGTTTAGGTCTGGTGGAGTAATGAGATACAATTGATCATGAATCACACCTCCTGGTAAATTGCATGGCATGTCATTTCCTTCATCTCTTGATTCCATCATTTTCATTAGTTCATCAAAATTACCAGAAGCAAACTCATCCTCAGACTTGGTATTACATTCCTCAGGCTCAACTGTTTCAGGTATCTCCAATAAGTCATTGTATTTGCTAGAGGTAGCTGAAtctgtattatttttattaaaaatctgGCAAATTCGACCTGCTAATGTTTTCTGTGAAAAAGACTTCTCCTCCTTAGAAGCTGCGAATTCGTCTAGCCTAGGAGGAGAAGAAGAGTTTGATGTACCACTGAAAGACCTTGAAGGTGATTCAGCTCCTAAATCAGGATCCTTCCTCAAGAGTGGAGAACTACTTCCATTACTATTCAAATCCCCATATGGATTGTTAAGAGAGAAGGACAAAGAAATAAGAATTTTACCTATAAGGGAAAAATAACAGAAATGAAAGAAATATCAACACAATGtacaattataaaatttaatatgaaaCAGGTGGCTGGTTCAACAACCACAAGTACTATTACAACATTGTATCTAACATTTCTCAACTCAAACCAAATTTCGAAAGTGAGTGATATATTGAGCAACAGTTTAGACCAGGACATTGGGGCATTATAAAATCGAATCAATGAACAGAAGAAAATATTCACTTAATGATCCAAAAGATATAATATATGTAACTactgaaataaataaaagaaacaaagaaatcgAAGTACCCACCAAGTAAAACTTGAGATACAAGAAAATTGACCCCCAAAAAagttgaaaagtttaaataagaaaatgacatacCACAATCCTTGTTCTTGGATTTCTTGTTTTTGGGTTGAAGAGGGTACCAAGCAGTCTCAAGGGACTTGCTATCAG is a window from the Cannabis sativa cultivar Pink pepper isolate KNU-18-1 chromosome 1, ASM2916894v1, whole genome shotgun sequence genome containing:
- the LOC115707242 gene encoding C2 and GRAM domain-containing protein At1g03370, with protein sequence MKLLVRIIEGRNLPAMDLNGLSDPYVKLQLGKQRAKTKVVKKNLNPFWGEEFSFRVEDLNEELLVSVLDEDKYFNDDFVGQVKVPVSRVFDADSKSLETAWYPLQPKNKKSKNKDCGKILISLSFSLNNPYGDLNSNGSSSPLLRKDPDLGAESPSRSFSGTSNSSSPPRLDEFAASKEEKSFSQKTLAGRICQIFNKNNTDSATSSKYNDLLEIPETVEPEECNTKSEDEFASGNFDELMKMMESRDEGNDMPCNLPGGVIHDQLYLITPPDLNSFLFSSDSSFPKSLADLQGSTEYQLGSWNFDNGGECLKRVITYIKAATKLLKAVKATEEQTYLKADGKVFAVLASVSIPDVMYGSTFKTEVLYCITPGPELSSGEQTSHLVISWRTNFIQSTMMRGMIENGTRQGLKESFEQYATLLSQNVKPVELKDLGSSKEQVLASLQAETQSDWKLALQYFANFGVFSSVFLGLYILVHIWLAKPSPIQGLEFVGLDLPDSIGELVVCGVLVLQAERLLGLISRFMQARRQKGSDHGVKAQGDGWLLTVALIEGSNLAAVDTSGFSDPYVVFSCNGKTRTSSIKFQKSNPQWNEIFEFDAMDDPPSMLDVEVYDFDGPFDDATSLGHAEINFVKSNISDLADLWVPLQGKLAQPCQSKLHLRIFLDNTRGGNVVNDYLSKMEKEVGKKINVRSPQTNSAFQKLFGLPPEEFLINDFTCHLKRKMPLQGRLFLSPRIIGFHANLFGHKTKFFFLWEDIEDIQVVPPTLASMGSPTMIMTLWQGKGIDAKHGAKTQDRQGRLKFHFQSFVSFSVANRTIMALWKAKSLSPEQKVQIVEEDSEAKSLQSEESGSFLGLDDVSMSEVYSSVLSVPTSFYMKLFEGGELDRKIMEKAGCQNYTHSPWESEKGDVFERQTYYKFDKRISRYRGETRSTQQKSPLSDRNGWVIEEVMTLHGVPLGDYFNLHIRYQVEDLPSKSKGCLLKVYFGIAWLKSTRNQKKITKNIIQNLNDRLKVIVSEVEKEFAMK